In Molothrus aeneus isolate 106 chromosome 11, BPBGC_Maene_1.0, whole genome shotgun sequence, a genomic segment contains:
- the LOC136561067 gene encoding arylamine N-acetyltransferase, pineal gland isozyme NAT-3-like gives MDIKEYFARISYQGSYNKPDLATMSDIFQHHIQAVPFENLSIHCGERIELDLEATYNKMVRKKRGGWCMENNYLLSWVLKTLGYDVTLLGAKVYVPELDAYPEEIDHLLLRVELDGKSYIVDAGFGMAYQMWQPMELISGTDQPQTPGVFRFQEENGIWYLEKVRRKQWVLNPSTSTSPNVENEVCRRVYLFTLQPRDIEEFRGCNDHLQTAPDSLFVTKSICSLQIADGIRALVGWKLTEIKYNYRDNMDHVEIRMLADEEIEKTLREKFNVTLEKKFVPVNTSRLSLF, from the coding sequence ATGGACATCAAGGAGTATTTTGCCAGAATTTCTTACCAGGGCTCTTACAATAAGCCAGACCTGGCTACCATGTCAGATATATTCCAGCACCACATCCAAGCTGTTCCTTTTGAAAACCTCAGCATCCACTGTGGAGAAAGAATTGAGCTGGACCTGGAAGCCACCTACAACAAGATGGTGAGGAAGAAACGCGGGGGCTGGTGCATGGAAAATAACTACCTTCTGTCATGGGTCCTGAAAACTCTTGGCTACGATGTCACCCTTCTGGGAGCAAAAGTTTATGTCCCAGAGCTCGACGCCTATCCAGAAGAAATTGATCATTTGCTGCTACGAGTGGAGCTTGATGGCAAATCCTACATTGTGgatgcaggatttgggatggccTACCAGATGTGGCAGCCAATGGAGCTGATTTCAGGGACAGATCAGCCTCAGACTCCTGGGGTCTTTCGTTTTCAGGAGGAGAATGGGATTTGGTATTTAGAGAAGGTGAGAAGGAAGCAGTGGGTTCTGAACCCAAGCACCTCAACTTCCCCAAATGTGGAAAATGAAGTTTGCCGTCGGGTTTATCTCTTCACCCTTCAGCCACGAGACATTGAGGAGTTCAGGGGCTGCAATGACCACCTGCAGACAGCACCAGACTCCCTCTTTGTGACCAAATCCATTTGCAGTCTGCAGATTGCTGACGGCATCCGGGCACTGGTGGGGTGGAAACTCACAGAGATAAAGTACAATTATAGGGACAATATGGATCATGTGGAAATCAGAATGCTTGCAGAtgaagaaatagagaaaacacTGAGGGAGAAATTCAATGTAACATTAGAGAAGAAATTTGTACCTGTCAATACGAGCAGGTTATCTCTGTTCTAA
- the LOC136561065 gene encoding arylamine N-acetyltransferase, pineal gland isozyme NAT-3-like gives MDIKEYFARISYQGSYNKPDLATMSDIFQHHIRAIPYENLSIHCGERIELDLEPIYNKIVRKKRGGWCMENNYLLSWVLKTLGYDVTLLGAKVYVPERDAYPDEFNHLLLRVELDGKSYIMDAGFGMAYQMWQPMELISGTDQPQTPGVFRFQEENGIWYFEKVRRKQWVLNPSTSTSPNVENEVCRRVYLFTLQPRDIEEFRGCNDHLQTAPNSKFVLKSMCSLQTADGIRELVGWKLTEIKYNYRDNMDHVEIRMLAEEELEKTLREKFSLPLDKKFVPVDNKLF, from the coding sequence ATGGACATCAAGGAGTATTTTGCCAGAATTTCTTACCAGGGCTCCTACAATAAGCCAGACCTGGCTACCATGTCAGATATATTCCAGCACCACATCCGAGCTATCCCTTATGAAAACCTCAGCATCCACTGTGGAGAAAGAATTGAGCTGGACCTGGAACCAATCTACAACAAGATAGTGAGGAAGAAACGCGGGGGCTGGTGCATGGAAAACAACTACCTTCTGTCATGGGTCCTGAAAACTCTTGGCTACGATGTCACCCTTCTGGGAGCAAAAGTTTATGTCCCAGAGCGTGATGCCTATCCAGATGAATTCAATCATCTGCTACTACGAGTGGAGCTTGATGGCAAATCCTACATTATGgatgcaggatttgggatggccTACCAGATGTGGCAGCCAATGGAGCTGATTTCAGGGACAGATCAGCCTCAGACTCCTGGGGTCTTTCGTTTTCAGGAGGAGAATGGGATTTGGTATTTCGAGAAGGTGAGAAGGAAGCAGTGGGTTCTGAACCCAAGCACCTCGACTTCCCCAAATGTGGAAAATGAAGTTTGCCGTCGGGTTTATCTCTTCACCCTTCAGCCACGAGACATTGAGGAGTTCAGGGGCTGCAATGACCACCTGCAGACAGCACCCAACTCAAAGTTTGTGCTGAAGTCCATGTGCAGTCTGCAGACTGCTGACGGCATCCGGGAACTGGTGGGGTGGAAACTCACAGAGATAAAGTACAATTATAGGGACAATATGGATCATGTGGAAATCAGAATGCTTGCAGAGGAAGAATTAGAGAAAACACTGAGGGAAAAATTCAGTCTACCACTAGACAAGAAATTTGTACCTGTTGATAACAAGTTGTTCTAA